A region from the Geobacillus vulcani PSS1 genome encodes:
- a CDS encoding sigma factor G inhibitor Gin, with the protein MRTSIVDRNQREHVCIVCEQKKKEGISLFGHFLCLDCNRAIVQTNTDDPNYSFYVRQLRKMFTSKIHS; encoded by the coding sequence GTGAGGACATCAATAGTCGATCGGAATCAACGCGAACATGTATGCATCGTTTGTGAACAGAAAAAAAAGGAAGGAATTTCCCTTTTTGGCCATTTTCTTTGTTTGGACTGCAACCGGGCGATTGTGCAAACGAATACGGATGACCCGAACTACTCGTTTTATGTGCGACAGTTGCGCAAAATGTTTACATCGAAAATTCACTCGTAA